From the Pirellulales bacterium genome, the window CAAGGGGCCAGCCGCAAGGGGCTGTAACGCCGGAGAAAGGGTCGAATTTTGCGCCACCGCGGTCGAATCGGCTGGGCTGGATTCGTCTTCCAGGAGAAACACCTTTTGGTCCAATTCAGCGAGCGCACTGGACATGCTCGACGACAATTTTGCACCGGCAGGGCTTTCAATTCCGCCCACGAGCGACGATCCCTGGCCACGCGCAGTGAGAGGGCTACTTGGATTGACGCCGGCTCCAGCCGTCGCAGAACTTGGCGATGACCAGTCGGCCGAATCGGCCTTCGGCCCGTCTGGCTTGTGGAATTGAAGTGCGATAATCGTGCCGATGGCGACGACCGAGGCAGACAGCAAGATAACACGGCCTCGTTTCACCGGGTAAAAACTCCGCAAACCGGAGACGCAATTGGCTTCCACCATCTCTACAATATCGGCACCACGGAGGCAGCAATACTTTTAGGGTTGCAACGACACAAGGCAATGTTCCCTCGACGGTCGTCACAGCCGGCCTAACCGTAATACGCGGTACCCATCGCTGAGCACTGTCGGCACAAGCCGCCACCCATTGGCCCGA encodes:
- a CDS encoding LysM peptidoglycan-binding domain-containing protein, with amino-acid sequence MKRGRVILLSASVVAIGTIIALQFHKPDGPKADSADWSSPSSATAGAGVNPSSPLTARGQGSSLVGGIESPAGAKLSSSMSSALAELDQKVFLLEDESSPADSTAVAQNSTLSPALQPLAAGPLVELNCGPRSHRIADGDTLVRLAERYLGSADRSMEIFEYNRDVLRSPDMLPIGSDLRIPPQIPVKSVETNAAANTVAAQSPLVPLDRALPAATAATTSARSSSDNGSKQRTYEVKVGDSL